The following are encoded in a window of Camarhynchus parvulus chromosome 1A, STF_HiC, whole genome shotgun sequence genomic DNA:
- the MDM1 gene encoding nuclear protein MDM1 isoform X2, translating to MPVRFRGLSEYKRNFKWRSPEFCSPSQQQKSLWAGLRSDQFGITREPKFISKRRVPYHNPQISKSLEWPADCDLNDQLETEAAELHTDRNNDNGKQEKLETPEGPRLPPKVQSHVVDSGGEIALALAENNMKKSPSEAPPNQNEAFSSPKKESEKMGNGFHRALQRKADVNIPRNSEYQSQFVWKSPHVKSPILAAEQLVCNTKKSIPPVKPPAITSEAAYERNSKGSPAVKSPQERDGSEEKEFLSKREEPFQKPAEDATKQGKSEQKHPKQNNKQHISPKPLTLHTSRGKMNTEYRSKFLSPAQYFYKDGVWSRIKSKAHNQASQNTLNSMWYMEVRELRERAKAYRQRVEGTHFSRYHFNQILSDNNSLWDVSSTSSSEEGISNNIRALDLAGVSEKEAAASPEVLEQPDSREQAHQDSTKKDMSDALTVPIKRRLVWDEPEGTEEREDQQSTEEKEEEKSDEQATVMAQQLEENNNDTKEDKKTEGENALVLNTSAAVSDSSVSSRKGSKHPTLRLRALAGAPRTHHNHTTPAVGDTVLASASKFKSSSSPQRRQNSAMNPTKKESFQPDVKMEATSLFNSAPAGLGTVDPLPLRQDQWPPNSVADEQVPLASAHQEQSKSAKSRSVPCWSPSHRIQGTLKDPEFQHNGNLGNPKVRTFQLPLRERNRNDEDDRLSQISARSAASSSLASQILERAQKRKDFWGKA from the exons ATGCCCGTGCGGTTCAGG GGACTGAGTGAATACAAGAGAAACTTCAAATGGAGAAGCCCAGAGTTTTGTAGCCCGTCCCAACAGCAGAAATCCTTGTGGGCAGGACTTCGGTCGGATCAGTTTG GAATCACGAGAGAACCAAAGTTCATTTCCAAGAGAAGGGTACCTTACCATAATCCACAGATTTCAAAGTCCCTTGAATGGCCAGCAGATTGTGATTTGAATGACCAGCTGGAGACTGAAGCTGCAGAGTTGCACACTGACCGCAACAATGATAatgggaaacaggaaaaacttGAAACACCAGAAGGACCCAGACTCCCCCCAAAAGTTCAGTCACATGTGGTAGATTCTGGTGGTGAAATAGCTCTTGCCCTTGCAGAGAACAACATGAAGAAATCACCCTCAGAAGCTCCACCAAatcaaaatgaagcattttcaTCTCCAAAAAAGGAATCTGAAAAAATGGGTAATGGG TTTCACAGAGCCCTTCAGAGGAAAGCAGATGTAAATATCCCCAGAAATTCTGAATATCAAAGCCAGTTTGTCTGGAAGAGTCCTCATGTAAAGTCACCAATACTTGCAGCTGAACAG CTGGTTTGCAACACAAAGAAATCCATACCTCCGGTTAAACCTCCTGCCATTACTTCTGAAGCTGCATATGAGAGAAATTCCAAGGGGTCTCCTGCTGTTAAGAGTCCACAAGAGAGAGATGgttcagaagagaaagaatttcTG AGTAAGAGGGAAGAACCGTTTCAAAAACCAGCAGAAGATGCAACAAAACAAGGGAAATCAGAACAGAAACATCCTAAACAAAATAATAAGCAACATATCAGTCCAAAACCCCTCACTTTACATACAAGTCGTGG GAAGATGAACACTGAATATAGGTCAAAATTTTTGTCGCCAGCCCAGTATTTCTACAAAGACGGAGTTTGGTCTCGCATTAAGAGTAAAGCTCACAACCAA GCATCTCAAAACACCCTAAATTCCATGTGGTATATGGAG GTGAGAGAGCTTCGAGAAAGAGCAAAGGCTTACAGGCAACGAGTAGAGGGAACACACTTCTCCCGATACCATTTCAATCAGATCCTGTCTGATAATAACAGTCTTTGGGATGTGTCCTCAACTTCCAGCTCAGAAGAAGGAATCAGCAACAACATCAGAGCACTAGATCTTGCTGG TGTTTCTGAAAAAGAGGCTGCAGCAAGCCCTGAAGTGCTAGAGCAACCTGACTCCAGAGAGCAAGCTCATCAGGACAGCACAAAGAAAGACATGTCAGATGCTTTAACTGTTCCAATCAAAAGACGTTTAGTTTGGGATGAACCAGAAGGTACTGAAGAAAGGGAAGATCAACAAtcaacagaagagaaagaggaagaaaagtcaGATGAACAGGCTACAGTCATGGCCCAGCagttagaagaaaataataacgACACTAAAGAAGATAAGAAAACTGAAGG tgagaatGCCTTAGTATTGAACACTTCTGCAGCTGTGTCAGATTCTTCTGTATCCTCAAGGAAAGGCAGCAAGCACCCTACTCTGAGGCTGAGAGCTCTTGCAGGAGCCCCAAGGACTCATCATAACCACACTACCCCAGCTGTTG GAGATACTGTTCTAGCATCTGCTTCTAAGTTCAAGTCTTCATCTTCACCACAGAGAAGGCAAAACTCAGCAATGAACCCTACAAAAAAAGAGTCCTTCCAG CCTGATGTGAAAATGGAAGCCACTTCACTCTTTAACTCTgcacctgctgggctgggaactGTGGATCCTCTGCCACTTAGGCAGGATCAGTGGCCTCCTAACAGCGTTGCTGATGAGCAAGTTCCTCTTGCTTCAGCCCATCAGGAGCAGTCAAAGTCGGCAAAAAGCCGCTCTGTGCCTTGCTGGAGTCCCTCTCATCGTATTCAAGGGACTCTTAAGGATCCAGAATTCCAGCATAatg GGAATCTTGGCAATCCAAAAGTAAGAACTTTCCAATTGCCCCTTCGGGAAAGAAACCGTAATGATGAAG ATGACAGGCTGTCTCAGATTTCTGCTCGCTCGGCAGCATCTAGTTCTCTTGCGTCTCAGATCCTGGAACGAGCTCAGAAGAGGAAGGATTTCTGGGGCAAGGCGTAG
- the MDM1 gene encoding nuclear protein MDM1 isoform X1, whose product MEISRGKAVRKATPEGKSEQEGGLGSPDRVARSGEVAKADRQLTRHRRGSRRGLSEYKRNFKWRSPEFCSPSQQQKSLWAGLRSDQFGITREPKFISKRRVPYHNPQISKSLEWPADCDLNDQLETEAAELHTDRNNDNGKQEKLETPEGPRLPPKVQSHVVDSGGEIALALAENNMKKSPSEAPPNQNEAFSSPKKESEKMGNGFHRALQRKADVNIPRNSEYQSQFVWKSPHVKSPILAAEQLVCNTKKSIPPVKPPAITSEAAYERNSKGSPAVKSPQERDGSEEKEFLSKREEPFQKPAEDATKQGKSEQKHPKQNNKQHISPKPLTLHTSRGKMNTEYRSKFLSPAQYFYKDGVWSRIKSKAHNQASQNTLNSMWYMEVRELRERAKAYRQRVEGTHFSRYHFNQILSDNNSLWDVSSTSSSEEGISNNIRALDLAGVSEKEAAASPEVLEQPDSREQAHQDSTKKDMSDALTVPIKRRLVWDEPEGTEEREDQQSTEEKEEEKSDEQATVMAQQLEENNNDTKEDKKTEGENALVLNTSAAVSDSSVSSRKGSKHPTLRLRALAGAPRTHHNHTTPAVGDTVLASASKFKSSSSPQRRQNSAMNPTKKESFQPDVKMEATSLFNSAPAGLGTVDPLPLRQDQWPPNSVADEQVPLASAHQEQSKSAKSRSVPCWSPSHRIQGTLKDPEFQHNGNLGNPKVRTFQLPLRERNRNDEDDRLSQISARSAASSSLASQILERAQKRKDFWGKA is encoded by the exons ATGGAGATTAGCAGGGGGAAGGCAGTCAGAAAAGCGACCCCCGAGGGAAAATCTGAACAAGAAGGTGGATTAGGATCTCCAGACCGGGTGGCGAGGTCGGGTGAGGTGGCGAAGGCGGACCGGCAGCTGACACGCCACCGCAGAGGCTCCAGAAGG GGACTGAGTGAATACAAGAGAAACTTCAAATGGAGAAGCCCAGAGTTTTGTAGCCCGTCCCAACAGCAGAAATCCTTGTGGGCAGGACTTCGGTCGGATCAGTTTG GAATCACGAGAGAACCAAAGTTCATTTCCAAGAGAAGGGTACCTTACCATAATCCACAGATTTCAAAGTCCCTTGAATGGCCAGCAGATTGTGATTTGAATGACCAGCTGGAGACTGAAGCTGCAGAGTTGCACACTGACCGCAACAATGATAatgggaaacaggaaaaacttGAAACACCAGAAGGACCCAGACTCCCCCCAAAAGTTCAGTCACATGTGGTAGATTCTGGTGGTGAAATAGCTCTTGCCCTTGCAGAGAACAACATGAAGAAATCACCCTCAGAAGCTCCACCAAatcaaaatgaagcattttcaTCTCCAAAAAAGGAATCTGAAAAAATGGGTAATGGG TTTCACAGAGCCCTTCAGAGGAAAGCAGATGTAAATATCCCCAGAAATTCTGAATATCAAAGCCAGTTTGTCTGGAAGAGTCCTCATGTAAAGTCACCAATACTTGCAGCTGAACAG CTGGTTTGCAACACAAAGAAATCCATACCTCCGGTTAAACCTCCTGCCATTACTTCTGAAGCTGCATATGAGAGAAATTCCAAGGGGTCTCCTGCTGTTAAGAGTCCACAAGAGAGAGATGgttcagaagagaaagaatttcTG AGTAAGAGGGAAGAACCGTTTCAAAAACCAGCAGAAGATGCAACAAAACAAGGGAAATCAGAACAGAAACATCCTAAACAAAATAATAAGCAACATATCAGTCCAAAACCCCTCACTTTACATACAAGTCGTGG GAAGATGAACACTGAATATAGGTCAAAATTTTTGTCGCCAGCCCAGTATTTCTACAAAGACGGAGTTTGGTCTCGCATTAAGAGTAAAGCTCACAACCAA GCATCTCAAAACACCCTAAATTCCATGTGGTATATGGAG GTGAGAGAGCTTCGAGAAAGAGCAAAGGCTTACAGGCAACGAGTAGAGGGAACACACTTCTCCCGATACCATTTCAATCAGATCCTGTCTGATAATAACAGTCTTTGGGATGTGTCCTCAACTTCCAGCTCAGAAGAAGGAATCAGCAACAACATCAGAGCACTAGATCTTGCTGG TGTTTCTGAAAAAGAGGCTGCAGCAAGCCCTGAAGTGCTAGAGCAACCTGACTCCAGAGAGCAAGCTCATCAGGACAGCACAAAGAAAGACATGTCAGATGCTTTAACTGTTCCAATCAAAAGACGTTTAGTTTGGGATGAACCAGAAGGTACTGAAGAAAGGGAAGATCAACAAtcaacagaagagaaagaggaagaaaagtcaGATGAACAGGCTACAGTCATGGCCCAGCagttagaagaaaataataacgACACTAAAGAAGATAAGAAAACTGAAGG tgagaatGCCTTAGTATTGAACACTTCTGCAGCTGTGTCAGATTCTTCTGTATCCTCAAGGAAAGGCAGCAAGCACCCTACTCTGAGGCTGAGAGCTCTTGCAGGAGCCCCAAGGACTCATCATAACCACACTACCCCAGCTGTTG GAGATACTGTTCTAGCATCTGCTTCTAAGTTCAAGTCTTCATCTTCACCACAGAGAAGGCAAAACTCAGCAATGAACCCTACAAAAAAAGAGTCCTTCCAG CCTGATGTGAAAATGGAAGCCACTTCACTCTTTAACTCTgcacctgctgggctgggaactGTGGATCCTCTGCCACTTAGGCAGGATCAGTGGCCTCCTAACAGCGTTGCTGATGAGCAAGTTCCTCTTGCTTCAGCCCATCAGGAGCAGTCAAAGTCGGCAAAAAGCCGCTCTGTGCCTTGCTGGAGTCCCTCTCATCGTATTCAAGGGACTCTTAAGGATCCAGAATTCCAGCATAatg GGAATCTTGGCAATCCAAAAGTAAGAACTTTCCAATTGCCCCTTCGGGAAAGAAACCGTAATGATGAAG ATGACAGGCTGTCTCAGATTTCTGCTCGCTCGGCAGCATCTAGTTCTCTTGCGTCTCAGATCCTGGAACGAGCTCAGAAGAGGAAGGATTTCTGGGGCAAGGCGTAG
- the MDM1 gene encoding nuclear protein MDM1 isoform X3 produces MPVRFRGLSEYKRNFKWRSPEFCSPSQQQKSLWAGLRSDQFGITREPKFISKRRVPYHNPQISKSLEWPADCDLNDQLETEAAELHTDRNNDNGKQEKLETPEGPRLPPKVQSHVVDSGGEIALALAENNMKKSPSEAPPNQNEAFSSPKKESEKMGNGFHRALQRKADVNIPRNSEYQSQFVWKSPHVKSPILAAEQLVCNTKKSIPPVKPPAITSEAAYERNSKGSPAVKSPQERDGSEEKEFLSKREEPFQKPAEDATKQGKSEQKHPKQNNKQHISPKPLTLHTSRGKMNTEYRSKFLSPAQYFYKDGVWSRIKSKAHNQVRELRERAKAYRQRVEGTHFSRYHFNQILSDNNSLWDVSSTSSSEEGISNNIRALDLAGVSEKEAAASPEVLEQPDSREQAHQDSTKKDMSDALTVPIKRRLVWDEPEGTEEREDQQSTEEKEEEKSDEQATVMAQQLEENNNDTKEDKKTEGENALVLNTSAAVSDSSVSSRKGSKHPTLRLRALAGAPRTHHNHTTPAVGDTVLASASKFKSSSSPQRRQNSAMNPTKKESFQPDVKMEATSLFNSAPAGLGTVDPLPLRQDQWPPNSVADEQVPLASAHQEQSKSAKSRSVPCWSPSHRIQGTLKDPEFQHNGNLGNPKVRTFQLPLRERNRNDEDDRLSQISARSAASSSLASQILERAQKRKDFWGKA; encoded by the exons ATGCCCGTGCGGTTCAGG GGACTGAGTGAATACAAGAGAAACTTCAAATGGAGAAGCCCAGAGTTTTGTAGCCCGTCCCAACAGCAGAAATCCTTGTGGGCAGGACTTCGGTCGGATCAGTTTG GAATCACGAGAGAACCAAAGTTCATTTCCAAGAGAAGGGTACCTTACCATAATCCACAGATTTCAAAGTCCCTTGAATGGCCAGCAGATTGTGATTTGAATGACCAGCTGGAGACTGAAGCTGCAGAGTTGCACACTGACCGCAACAATGATAatgggaaacaggaaaaacttGAAACACCAGAAGGACCCAGACTCCCCCCAAAAGTTCAGTCACATGTGGTAGATTCTGGTGGTGAAATAGCTCTTGCCCTTGCAGAGAACAACATGAAGAAATCACCCTCAGAAGCTCCACCAAatcaaaatgaagcattttcaTCTCCAAAAAAGGAATCTGAAAAAATGGGTAATGGG TTTCACAGAGCCCTTCAGAGGAAAGCAGATGTAAATATCCCCAGAAATTCTGAATATCAAAGCCAGTTTGTCTGGAAGAGTCCTCATGTAAAGTCACCAATACTTGCAGCTGAACAG CTGGTTTGCAACACAAAGAAATCCATACCTCCGGTTAAACCTCCTGCCATTACTTCTGAAGCTGCATATGAGAGAAATTCCAAGGGGTCTCCTGCTGTTAAGAGTCCACAAGAGAGAGATGgttcagaagagaaagaatttcTG AGTAAGAGGGAAGAACCGTTTCAAAAACCAGCAGAAGATGCAACAAAACAAGGGAAATCAGAACAGAAACATCCTAAACAAAATAATAAGCAACATATCAGTCCAAAACCCCTCACTTTACATACAAGTCGTGG GAAGATGAACACTGAATATAGGTCAAAATTTTTGTCGCCAGCCCAGTATTTCTACAAAGACGGAGTTTGGTCTCGCATTAAGAGTAAAGCTCACAACCAA GTGAGAGAGCTTCGAGAAAGAGCAAAGGCTTACAGGCAACGAGTAGAGGGAACACACTTCTCCCGATACCATTTCAATCAGATCCTGTCTGATAATAACAGTCTTTGGGATGTGTCCTCAACTTCCAGCTCAGAAGAAGGAATCAGCAACAACATCAGAGCACTAGATCTTGCTGG TGTTTCTGAAAAAGAGGCTGCAGCAAGCCCTGAAGTGCTAGAGCAACCTGACTCCAGAGAGCAAGCTCATCAGGACAGCACAAAGAAAGACATGTCAGATGCTTTAACTGTTCCAATCAAAAGACGTTTAGTTTGGGATGAACCAGAAGGTACTGAAGAAAGGGAAGATCAACAAtcaacagaagagaaagaggaagaaaagtcaGATGAACAGGCTACAGTCATGGCCCAGCagttagaagaaaataataacgACACTAAAGAAGATAAGAAAACTGAAGG tgagaatGCCTTAGTATTGAACACTTCTGCAGCTGTGTCAGATTCTTCTGTATCCTCAAGGAAAGGCAGCAAGCACCCTACTCTGAGGCTGAGAGCTCTTGCAGGAGCCCCAAGGACTCATCATAACCACACTACCCCAGCTGTTG GAGATACTGTTCTAGCATCTGCTTCTAAGTTCAAGTCTTCATCTTCACCACAGAGAAGGCAAAACTCAGCAATGAACCCTACAAAAAAAGAGTCCTTCCAG CCTGATGTGAAAATGGAAGCCACTTCACTCTTTAACTCTgcacctgctgggctgggaactGTGGATCCTCTGCCACTTAGGCAGGATCAGTGGCCTCCTAACAGCGTTGCTGATGAGCAAGTTCCTCTTGCTTCAGCCCATCAGGAGCAGTCAAAGTCGGCAAAAAGCCGCTCTGTGCCTTGCTGGAGTCCCTCTCATCGTATTCAAGGGACTCTTAAGGATCCAGAATTCCAGCATAatg GGAATCTTGGCAATCCAAAAGTAAGAACTTTCCAATTGCCCCTTCGGGAAAGAAACCGTAATGATGAAG ATGACAGGCTGTCTCAGATTTCTGCTCGCTCGGCAGCATCTAGTTCTCTTGCGTCTCAGATCCTGGAACGAGCTCAGAAGAGGAAGGATTTCTGGGGCAAGGCGTAG